The proteins below are encoded in one region of Mycobacterium botniense:
- a CDS encoding SPFH domain-containing protein, which produces MPGAVAGLVLLAILVGFAVIVVAKSVVLIPQAEAAVIERLGRYSRTVSGQLTVLVPFIDRIRARVDLRERVVSFPPQPVITEDNLTLNIDTVVYFQVTNPQAAVYEISNYIVGVEQLTTTTLRNVVGGLTLEQTLTSRDEINGQLRGVLDEATGRWGLRVARVELKAIDPPPSIQASMEKQMKADREKRAMILTAEGTREAAIKEAEGQKQAQILAAEGAKQAAILAAEADRQSRMLRAQGERAAAYLQAQGQAKAIEKIFAAIKAGRPTPELLAYQYLQVLPQLAQGEATKVWVVPSDFGAALQGFTKLLGAPGEDGVYRYQPSPVEPDLPKPEDDSEDVADWFSLQTDAAIAQAVAKAEADARKPVEGVAGTPPAGS; this is translated from the coding sequence ATGCCAGGTGCGGTTGCGGGTCTGGTGTTGCTGGCTATCCTGGTGGGCTTCGCCGTCATCGTGGTGGCCAAATCGGTTGTGCTGATTCCGCAGGCCGAGGCCGCGGTCATCGAGCGGCTGGGCCGCTACAGCCGCACCGTCAGCGGACAGCTGACGGTGTTGGTGCCGTTCATCGACCGGATCCGGGCCCGGGTGGATTTGCGCGAGCGGGTAGTGTCGTTTCCGCCGCAGCCGGTGATCACTGAGGACAACCTGACCCTCAATATCGACACCGTGGTCTACTTTCAGGTCACCAATCCGCAGGCGGCGGTTTACGAAATCAGCAACTACATCGTCGGGGTCGAGCAGCTGACCACGACCACGCTGCGCAACGTGGTGGGCGGGCTGACACTGGAGCAGACGTTGACCTCGCGTGACGAGATCAACGGCCAGTTACGCGGTGTGCTCGATGAGGCAACCGGCCGCTGGGGGCTGCGGGTGGCGCGAGTGGAGCTGAAGGCCATCGACCCGCCGCCGTCGATCCAGGCGTCGATGGAAAAGCAGATGAAAGCCGACCGGGAAAAGCGCGCCATGATCCTCACCGCCGAAGGCACCCGGGAGGCGGCGATCAAAGAGGCCGAGGGACAGAAGCAGGCGCAGATCCTGGCGGCCGAAGGCGCCAAACAGGCCGCGATCCTGGCCGCGGAGGCCGATCGGCAATCCCGGATGCTGCGCGCCCAGGGAGAGCGGGCCGCGGCCTACCTGCAGGCGCAAGGTCAGGCCAAGGCCATCGAGAAAATATTCGCGGCGATCAAAGCCGGACGGCCCACCCCGGAGCTGCTGGCTTACCAGTATCTGCAGGTCCTGCCGCAGCTGGCCCAGGGCGAGGCCACCAAGGTGTGGGTGGTGCCCAGCGACTTCGGGGCTGCGTTGCAAGGGTTCACCAAACTGCTGGGTGCGCCCGGTGAGGATGGGGTGTACCGGTACCAACCGTCACCGGTGGAGCCGGATCTGCCCAAGCCCGAGGACGACAGCGAGGATGTCGCCGACTGGTTCAGCCTGCAGACCGATGCGGCGATTGCGCAGGCGGTGGCCAAGGCCGAAGCGGATGCCCGCAAACCGGTGGAGGGGGTGGCCGGGACGCCGCCGGCCGGCTCATGA
- a CDS encoding NfeD family protein: MPEALIWLVFAVGLAGGEALTGDMSLLMLAGGALAAAASSWLLGWPVWADGVVFLVVSVLLIAVVRPALRRRLVAPAGLQTGVQALEGKSALVIDRVAGDRGQVKLDGQLWTARPFNDGDIYEPGERVTVVHIDGATAVVWKDT, encoded by the coding sequence ATGCCTGAGGCCCTGATCTGGCTGGTCTTCGCGGTGGGGCTCGCGGGCGGGGAAGCGCTGACCGGCGACATGTCCTTGCTCATGCTGGCGGGCGGCGCGCTGGCCGCCGCCGCATCCAGTTGGCTGCTGGGCTGGCCGGTCTGGGCCGACGGAGTGGTGTTTCTGGTGGTCTCGGTGCTGCTCATCGCGGTGGTCCGCCCCGCGCTGCGGCGGCGGCTGGTCGCCCCTGCGGGACTGCAGACCGGTGTTCAGGCGCTGGAGGGTAAAAGCGCGCTGGTCATCGACCGCGTCGCCGGTGACCGCGGGCAAGTAAAGCTCGACGGCCAGCTGTGGACAGCCCGGCCATTCAACGACGGCGACATCTACGAGCCCGGCGAGCGGGTGACCGTCGTGCATATCGATGGCGCCACCGCCGTGGTCTGGAAGGACACCTAA
- a CDS encoding ferrochelatase: MQFDAVLLLSFGGPEGPEQVRPFLENVTRGRGVPPERIDEVAEHYLHFGGVSPINAINRRLVAQLRAELVDHGMDIPVYFGNRNWQPYVEDVVATMRDNNVSCAAVFTTSAWSGYSSCTQYVEDIARARRLAGLGAPEMVKLRPYFDHPLFVELFAEAIGAAARTVAADARLVFTAHSVPVAADESFGPRLYSRQVAYATRLVAAAAGYDDYDLVWQSRSGPPQVAWLEPDVSDHLAALADRGTKAVVICPIGFVADHIEVVWDLDHELRRQAEASGMAFARASTPNADPRFAQLAIALIDELRSGGEPVRVSGRDPVPGCAASINGAPCRPPHCVAQQHSTR, encoded by the coding sequence ATGCAGTTTGACGCGGTCCTGCTGCTGTCTTTCGGCGGGCCGGAAGGGCCTGAACAGGTCCGGCCGTTCCTGGAGAACGTCACCCGCGGCCGCGGTGTGCCGCCGGAGCGCATCGACGAGGTCGCCGAGCATTATCTGCATTTCGGCGGGGTATCTCCGATCAACGCGATCAACCGCAGGCTGGTCGCGCAGCTCCGCGCAGAGCTGGTCGATCACGGCATGGATATTCCGGTGTATTTCGGCAACCGCAACTGGCAGCCGTACGTCGAAGATGTGGTTGCGACGATGCGGGACAACAACGTCAGCTGTGCTGCGGTGTTCACTACATCGGCGTGGAGCGGTTATTCGAGCTGCACACAATATGTCGAAGACATCGCCAGGGCGCGACGGCTGGCGGGTCTGGGGGCACCCGAGATGGTCAAGTTGCGACCGTACTTTGACCATCCGCTGTTTGTGGAGTTGTTCGCCGAAGCGATCGGTGCCGCCGCCCGGACCGTCGCGGCGGACGCGCGGTTGGTGTTCACCGCGCACTCGGTGCCGGTCGCTGCAGACGAGAGCTTCGGCCCCCGGCTGTACAGTCGCCAAGTCGCTTATGCCACAAGACTTGTCGCAGCTGCAGCCGGATACGACGATTACGATCTGGTGTGGCAGTCGCGGTCGGGTCCGCCGCAGGTCGCATGGCTGGAACCGGACGTCTCCGACCATCTGGCGGCGCTGGCCGATCGGGGCACCAAGGCGGTCGTCATCTGCCCGATCGGCTTTGTCGCTGACCATATCGAGGTGGTGTGGGATCTCGACCACGAGCTGCGCCGGCAGGCCGAAGCGTCGGGCATGGCTTTCGCCCGGGCCAGCACACCCAACGCCGATCCGCGATTCGCCCAGCTCGCAATCGCGTTGATCGACGAGCTACGGTCCGGCGGCGAGCCGGTCCGGGTATCCGGGCGTGATCCGGTCCCGGGTTGTGCGGCCAGTATCAACGGCGCGCCGTGCCGCCCGCCGCACTGCGTCGCGCAGCAGCACTCGACGCGGTGA
- the inhA gene encoding NADH-dependent enoyl-ACP reductase InhA, which translates to MAGLLEGKRILVTGIITDASIAFHIARVAQEQGAQLVCTGFDRLRLIERILGRLPQKPPLLELDVQNDEHLATLADRVIEVIGEGNQLDGVVHSIGYMPSSGMGLSPFLDAPFEDVAKGIHISAYSYASLAKALLPIMSPGSAIVGMDFDPSRAMPAYNWMTVAKSALESVNRFVAREAGRYKVRSNLVAAGPIRTLAMSAIVGGALGEQASDQMRLLEQGWDQRAPIGWDMKDATPVAKTVCAVLSDWLPATTGDIIYADGGAHTQLL; encoded by the coding sequence ATGGCAGGACTGTTGGAAGGCAAACGGATCCTCGTCACCGGGATCATCACTGACGCGTCGATCGCGTTCCACATTGCCCGGGTGGCTCAGGAACAGGGCGCGCAGCTGGTGTGCACGGGGTTTGACCGGCTGCGGTTGATCGAGCGCATTCTTGGCCGGTTGCCGCAGAAACCACCGCTGCTGGAACTCGACGTCCAAAACGACGAGCACCTGGCCACACTCGCCGATCGGGTGATTGAGGTCATCGGTGAGGGCAATCAGCTCGATGGTGTGGTGCATTCGATCGGTTACATGCCCTCCAGTGGGATGGGTCTGTCGCCGTTCCTCGATGCCCCCTTCGAGGATGTTGCGAAAGGTATTCATATTTCGGCGTATTCCTACGCGTCGCTGGCTAAAGCGTTGCTGCCGATCATGAGTCCGGGCAGCGCCATCGTCGGCATGGACTTCGACCCGAGCCGTGCCATGCCGGCCTATAACTGGATGACGGTGGCGAAAAGCGCGCTGGAGTCGGTGAACCGGTTCGTGGCGCGCGAAGCGGGACGATACAAGGTTCGCTCGAACTTGGTTGCAGCAGGCCCGATCCGGACGCTGGCGATGAGCGCGATTGTTGGTGGCGCGCTTGGCGAACAGGCCAGCGATCAGATGCGGTTGCTCGAGCAGGGATGGGACCAGCGGGCGCCGATCGGCTGGGACATGAAGGATGCCACACCAGTCGCCAAGACGGTGTGCGCGGTGCTGTCCGACTGGCTGCCGGCTACCACGGGTGACATCATCTACGCCGACGGTGGTGCGCACACTCAATTACTTTGA
- the fabG1 gene encoding 3-oxoacyl-ACP reductase FabG1, which produces MTDVATAKATENRAETAGLAEGGKPPFVSRSVLVTGGNRGIGLAVARRLAADGHKVAVTHRASGAPEGLFGVECDVTDYDAVDAAFTAVEEHQGPVEVLVANAGLNSDMLIMRMTEEQFLKVIDANLTGVFRVAKRASRNMVKKRFGRYIFMGSVVGLTGLPGQANYAASKAGLVGMARSLTRELGSRSITANVVAPGLIDTDMVRAMDPKYQETALQAIPLGRIGKPEEVAGVVSFLASEDAGYISGAVIPVDGGLGMGH; this is translated from the coding sequence GTGACTGATGTTGCTACCGCGAAGGCCACCGAAAACCGCGCCGAGACTGCCGGCCTCGCCGAGGGCGGCAAACCACCGTTTGTGTCCCGCTCCGTGCTGGTCACCGGCGGCAACCGGGGGATTGGGCTCGCGGTGGCGCGTCGGCTGGCCGCCGACGGGCACAAGGTGGCGGTGACGCATCGGGCCTCGGGTGCCCCCGAGGGACTGTTCGGGGTCGAGTGTGACGTCACCGACTACGACGCCGTCGACGCCGCATTCACTGCGGTTGAGGAGCATCAGGGCCCGGTGGAGGTGCTGGTCGCCAACGCCGGCCTCAACTCCGACATGCTGATCATGCGGATGACCGAAGAGCAGTTCTTGAAGGTCATCGACGCTAACTTGACCGGTGTCTTCCGGGTAGCCAAGCGGGCGTCGCGCAACATGGTCAAAAAGCGCTTCGGCCGCTACATCTTCATGGGGTCGGTGGTGGGGCTCACCGGTTTACCCGGTCAGGCCAACTACGCCGCGTCCAAGGCGGGTCTGGTCGGGATGGCCCGTTCCCTGACTCGCGAGCTGGGGTCGCGCTCAATCACCGCCAATGTGGTGGCCCCGGGCTTGATCGACACCGATATGGTGCGCGCGATGGATCCCAAGTACCAGGAGACCGCGCTGCAGGCGATCCCGTTGGGACGTATCGGTAAACCAGAGGAGGTCGCGGGTGTTGTCAGCTTCCTGGCCTCCGAAGACGCCGGATATATCTCAGGTGCGGTGATCCCCGTCGACGGTGGCCTCGGGATGGGCCATTAA
- a CDS encoding VWA domain-containing protein, giving the protein MTLPVLGPMTLSGFAHPWFFLFLLVVLGVVALYIIMQVARHRRMLRFANMELLESVAPKMPTRWRHLSAILLVVSLLLLTIAMAGPTHDIRIPRNRAVVMLVIDVSQSMRATDVEPNRMEAAKEAAKEFADELTPGINLGLISYAGTATVLVQPTTNRAATKAALDKLQFADRTATGEGIFTALQAIATVGAVIGGGDTPPPARIVLFSDGKETVPTNPDNPKGAFTAARTAKDQGVPISTISFGTPYGFVEINGQRQPVPVDDTTMKKVAELSGGNAYNASNLQELKQVYANLQQQIGYETIKGDASVGWLRLGSLVLAVAAVVALLINRRLPT; this is encoded by the coding sequence ATGACGCTGCCAGTGCTCGGGCCGATGACCCTGTCGGGGTTCGCGCACCCGTGGTTTTTTCTGTTCCTGCTGGTCGTGCTCGGTGTGGTGGCGCTGTACATCATCATGCAGGTGGCGCGGCACCGGCGGATGCTGCGATTCGCCAACATGGAGCTGCTGGAAAGCGTCGCTCCCAAGATGCCCACCCGGTGGCGGCATTTGTCAGCGATTCTGCTGGTGGTGTCGTTGCTGCTGCTCACCATCGCGATGGCTGGCCCCACGCACGACATCCGGATTCCCCGCAACCGCGCGGTCGTGATGCTGGTGATCGATGTGTCGCAGTCGATGCGGGCCACCGACGTCGAGCCCAACCGCATGGAGGCCGCCAAAGAGGCCGCTAAGGAGTTCGCCGACGAGCTGACACCGGGCATCAATTTGGGGTTGATCTCCTACGCGGGCACCGCGACCGTGCTGGTGCAACCGACGACGAACCGGGCAGCGACCAAGGCGGCGCTGGACAAGCTGCAGTTCGCCGACCGTACCGCCACTGGCGAAGGCATTTTCACCGCGTTGCAGGCCATCGCCACCGTCGGGGCGGTGATCGGGGGTGGTGACACGCCGCCGCCGGCCCGTATCGTGTTGTTCTCGGACGGTAAGGAGACGGTGCCGACCAACCCGGACAACCCCAAGGGAGCCTTTACCGCAGCGCGCACCGCCAAGGACCAGGGCGTGCCGATCTCGACGATTTCGTTCGGCACTCCCTACGGATTCGTCGAGATCAACGGCCAGCGCCAGCCGGTGCCCGTCGACGACACCACCATGAAAAAGGTCGCCGAACTATCCGGCGGAAACGCCTACAACGCCTCCAACCTGCAAGAGCTCAAACAGGTCTACGCCAACCTGCAGCAGCAGATCGGCTACGAGACGATCAAAGGTGACGCCAGTGTCGGCTGGCTGCGGTTGGGGTCGCTAGTGCTGGCGGTGGCGGCGGTGGTGGCACTGCTGATCAACCGCCGGCTGCCCACCTGA
- a CDS encoding DUF58 domain-containing protein: MTESKTPAVVHPPSLQRGEIGDPKLSAALKTLELTIKRKLDGILHGNYLGLIPGPGTEPGESRLYQPGDDVRRMDWAVTARTTHPHVRQMIADRELETWLVVDMSASLDFGTAVCEKRDLAVAAAAAIAFLNSGGGNRLGAVIATGATMTRVPARSGRQHQQTVLRTIATTPKAPVGVRGDLAMAIDALRRPQRRRGMAVIISDFLGPINWMRPLRAIAARHEVLGIEVLDPRDVELPDVGDVVLQDAETGVTREFTIDAQLRDDFARAAAAHRADVSRTIRGCGAPLLSLRTDRDWIADIVRFVASRRRGALAGRQ, encoded by the coding sequence GTGACCGAATCGAAGACGCCGGCGGTCGTGCATCCGCCGTCTTTGCAGCGCGGCGAGATCGGCGACCCGAAGCTCTCAGCGGCGCTGAAAACCCTTGAGCTCACCATCAAACGCAAGCTCGACGGCATCCTGCACGGTAACTACCTCGGCCTGATCCCGGGTCCGGGGACCGAACCCGGGGAGTCGCGCCTGTATCAGCCCGGTGACGACGTCCGACGGATGGACTGGGCGGTCACGGCGCGCACCACACATCCGCATGTGCGCCAGATGATCGCCGACCGCGAACTGGAGACCTGGCTGGTGGTCGACATGTCGGCCAGCCTGGACTTCGGCACCGCGGTGTGCGAGAAGCGTGATCTGGCAGTCGCGGCTGCGGCCGCCATCGCATTCCTCAACAGCGGCGGCGGCAACCGGCTGGGTGCGGTGATCGCCACGGGCGCGACGATGACCCGGGTCCCGGCCCGCTCCGGGCGTCAGCACCAGCAGACGGTGTTACGCACCATCGCGACCACACCCAAGGCGCCGGTCGGCGTGCGCGGTGACCTCGCGATGGCCATCGACGCGCTGCGCCGGCCCCAACGGCGCCGCGGGATGGCGGTCATCATCAGCGACTTCCTCGGCCCGATCAACTGGATGCGTCCGCTGCGCGCGATCGCGGCCCGCCACGAGGTGCTGGGCATCGAAGTGCTCGACCCCCGTGATGTCGAGTTACCGGATGTCGGAGATGTCGTTCTGCAGGACGCCGAAACCGGCGTCACCCGCGAGTTCACCATCGACGCCCAGTTACGCGACGACTTTGCCCGGGCTGCGGCGGCTCACCGCGCCGACGTATCCCGCACCATCCGCGGCTGCGGAGCACCGTTGTTATCGCTGCGCACCGACCGCGACTGGATCGCCGACATCGTCCGTTTCGTCGCCTCCCGTCGGCGTGGGGCGCTGGCGGGACGTCAGTGA
- the moxR1 gene encoding chaperone MoxR1 produces the protein MTSAGGLPQGASGFSSPSGASPSPAHAAPSSGGNGLAAEVHTLERAIFEVKRIIVGQDQLVERMLVGLLAKGHVLLEGVPGIAKTLAVETFARVVGGSFARIQFTPDLVPTDIIGTRIYRQGREEFDTELGPVVANFILADEINRAPAKVQSALLEVMAERHVSIGGKTFPMPNPFLVMATQNPIEQEGVYPLPEAQRDRFLFKLNVGYPSPEEEREIIYRMGVTPPQPKQILNPGDLLRLQEIAANNFVHHALVDYVVRLVTATRQPEQLGMNDVKNWVAFGASPRASLGIIAASRALALVRGRDYVIPQDVIEVVPDVLRHRLVLTYDALADEISPEIVINRVLQTVALPQVNAVPQQGHSVPPVMQAAGAVGGR, from the coding sequence ATGACATCAGCAGGTGGGCTGCCCCAGGGCGCCAGTGGTTTTTCCAGCCCGAGTGGGGCCTCACCATCGCCGGCGCACGCGGCGCCGTCGAGCGGCGGCAATGGCCTGGCCGCAGAGGTGCACACCCTGGAGCGGGCCATCTTCGAGGTGAAGCGGATCATCGTCGGGCAGGACCAGCTTGTGGAGCGGATGCTGGTCGGGCTGCTGGCCAAGGGGCATGTGCTGCTCGAGGGTGTTCCCGGCATCGCCAAGACGCTGGCGGTGGAGACCTTCGCGCGCGTGGTCGGCGGGTCGTTCGCGCGGATCCAGTTCACACCCGACTTGGTGCCCACCGACATCATCGGAACCCGCATCTATCGGCAGGGCAGAGAAGAGTTCGACACGGAACTCGGTCCGGTGGTGGCAAATTTCATCCTCGCCGACGAGATTAACCGGGCACCGGCCAAGGTGCAGTCGGCGCTGCTGGAGGTCATGGCCGAACGCCACGTGTCCATCGGCGGCAAGACGTTTCCGATGCCCAACCCGTTTTTGGTGATGGCAACCCAGAACCCGATCGAGCAGGAGGGGGTCTACCCGCTGCCGGAGGCGCAGCGTGACCGGTTCTTGTTCAAGCTCAACGTCGGCTATCCCTCCCCGGAAGAAGAGCGGGAGATCATCTACCGGATGGGGGTAACCCCGCCGCAGCCCAAGCAGATTCTGAACCCCGGCGATCTGCTGCGGCTGCAGGAGATCGCGGCCAACAACTTTGTGCATCATGCGCTGGTCGACTATGTGGTCCGGCTGGTCACCGCCACCCGCCAGCCCGAACAGCTCGGCATGAATGACGTCAAAAACTGGGTCGCTTTCGGTGCCTCTCCCCGGGCGTCGCTGGGCATCATCGCGGCCTCGCGGGCACTGGCGCTGGTGCGCGGCCGTGACTACGTCATCCCCCAAGACGTGATCGAGGTCGTTCCCGACGTGCTTCGCCACCGGTTGGTGCTCACCTATGATGCGCTGGCCGACGAAATCTCCCCGGAGATCGTCATCAACCGGGTGCTGCAAACGGTTGCCCTGCCGCAGGTGAACGCCGTTCCGCAACAAGGTCATTCGGTGCCTCCGGTGATGCAGGCGGCGGGAGCGGTTGGCGGTCGGTGA
- the ripB gene encoding NlpC/P60 family peptidoglycan endopeptidase RipB: MRCRQFRLVTLILAALAAIAVLIGPAGPAAGDDAAWDPTLPAVPSAGAPGDPVAIANASMAATAQATQTTLELGRKFLGSLGINLGGSPVNNNNNTSPSRIPRVYGRQAVEYVIRRGTSQLGVPYSWGGGTLNGPSRGVDSGADTVGFDCSGLTRYAFAGVGVLIPRYSGDQYNAGRHVPPAQAKRGDLIFYGPGGSQHVTLYLGNGQMLEASSIAGKVIVSPVRTEGMTPYVTRIIEY, from the coding sequence ATGCGCTGCAGACAGTTTCGCCTGGTCACGCTGATCTTGGCCGCCCTGGCGGCGATCGCTGTGCTGATCGGGCCGGCGGGTCCGGCGGCTGGTGACGATGCCGCGTGGGATCCCACATTGCCCGCGGTGCCCAGCGCGGGTGCGCCCGGAGATCCCGTCGCCATCGCCAACGCCTCGATGGCGGCCACCGCTCAGGCCACCCAGACCACCTTGGAGCTGGGCCGGAAGTTCCTGGGCAGTCTCGGAATCAACCTCGGCGGCAGCCCCGTCAACAACAACAACAACACCAGCCCGAGCCGCATCCCAAGGGTCTACGGGCGGCAGGCAGTCGAATACGTCATTCGCCGCGGAACATCACAGCTGGGGGTCCCCTATTCGTGGGGCGGCGGCACGCTCAACGGTCCCAGCCGGGGTGTGGATTCCGGCGCTGACACCGTCGGGTTCGACTGCTCGGGGCTGACCCGATACGCGTTCGCCGGGGTTGGTGTGCTGATCCCGAGGTACTCCGGTGACCAGTACAACGCCGGCCGGCATGTTCCGCCGGCACAGGCCAAGCGCGGCGACCTGATCTTCTACGGCCCCGGCGGCAGCCAGCATGTCACGCTCTACCTGGGCAATGGCCAGATGCTGGAGGCGTCCAGCATCGCCGGCAAAGTCATCGTCAGCCCGGTGCGCACGGAGGGGATGACGCCCTATGTCACCCGGATCATCGAATATTGA
- the ripA gene encoding NlpC/P60 family peptidoglycan endopeptidase RipA, whose translation MRRPRRGSRVRLAVGFVRAATSLALAVALLACTPGLAAADPGPDTVAALVADVARANQRLHELAAAIETEQEAVNKALVDVQTARDNAAAAQHDVEVRQQEVHDANTAIAAAQRRLNSFAAATYVNGPPSSYLTASGPDDIIATAAAGRTLAATSQQVLTALQRARTEQVNRESAARLAKQKADKAVADAQASQEAAVAALTDTQRKFGEQQKEVERLAAERDAAQARLDAVRNASARSAGGAPPPADRWDSPGAAGPPGHRAGQWDGEWDPTLPMVPSANVPDNPIEIVNGVLRMSATSAQVTADMGRKFLQNVGILRPDDTGITNGRIPRVYGRQASEYVIRRGLSQVGVPYSWGGGNAAGPSRGIGSGADTVGFDCSGLILYSFAGVGIKLPHYSGSQYNLGRKIPSAQMRRGDVIFYGPGGSQHVTLYLGNGQMLEAPDVGLRVRVAPVRTGGMTPYVVRYIEF comes from the coding sequence ATGAGACGCCCGCGCCGCGGCTCCCGTGTCCGGCTGGCGGTTGGGTTCGTGCGCGCTGCCACGTCGCTGGCATTGGCCGTGGCGCTGCTGGCGTGCACGCCCGGATTGGCCGCGGCTGATCCGGGTCCGGACACGGTGGCGGCCCTGGTGGCCGACGTGGCTCGGGCCAACCAGCGCTTGCACGAGCTGGCCGCGGCGATCGAAACGGAACAGGAAGCCGTCAACAAGGCGCTCGTCGACGTGCAAACTGCCCGGGATAACGCCGCGGCCGCGCAGCACGACGTCGAGGTCAGGCAACAAGAAGTCCACGACGCTAACACCGCCATTGCCGCCGCCCAGCGCCGGTTGAACTCGTTCGCGGCGGCCACCTATGTCAACGGCCCGCCCAGCAGCTACCTGACCGCCAGCGGCCCCGACGACATCATCGCCACCGCGGCCGCGGGACGGACCCTGGCCGCCACCTCCCAGCAGGTGCTCACGGCTCTGCAGCGGGCACGGACCGAGCAGGTCAACAGGGAATCCGCAGCCCGGCTGGCTAAGCAGAAAGCCGACAAGGCCGTCGCCGACGCACAGGCCAGCCAGGAGGCTGCGGTCGCGGCACTCACGGACACCCAGCGAAAATTCGGCGAACAGCAAAAAGAGGTCGAGCGCCTGGCCGCCGAACGCGATGCGGCGCAGGCCAGGCTCGACGCGGTACGCAACGCGTCGGCACGCAGTGCAGGGGGTGCGCCGCCCCCGGCTGACCGCTGGGATTCGCCGGGCGCGGCAGGCCCGCCGGGACACCGCGCCGGCCAGTGGGACGGTGAGTGGGATCCCACCCTGCCGATGGTTCCCAGCGCCAACGTCCCGGACAACCCCATCGAAATCGTCAACGGGGTACTGCGGATGTCGGCGACATCGGCGCAGGTCACCGCCGACATGGGTCGCAAGTTCCTGCAAAACGTGGGCATCCTTCGGCCCGACGACACCGGCATCACCAATGGCCGTATCCCGCGGGTGTACGGCCGGCAGGCCTCCGAGTACGTCATCCGCCGGGGGCTCTCCCAGGTGGGAGTGCCGTACTCGTGGGGCGGCGGTAACGCTGCAGGTCCGAGCCGGGGGATCGGTTCCGGTGCCGACACGGTCGGCTTCGACTGCTCGGGCTTGATCCTGTACTCGTTCGCCGGCGTGGGCATCAAACTGCCGCACTACTCGGGATCGCAGTACAACCTCGGCCGCAAGATCCCATCGGCACAAATGCGTCGCGGTGACGTGATCTTCTACGGCCCCGGTGGCAGCCAGCACGTGACCCTCTATCTCGGCAACGGCCAGATGCTCGAAGCGCCCGACGTCGGATTGCGGGTCAGGGTTGCGCCCGTGCGCACCGGCGGGATGACACCCTACGTAGTTCGCTACATCGAGTTTTGA
- a CDS encoding Rv1476 family membrane protein encodes MTEHASFVPVPGPQTIPFLPAYIPQDIDMTAIKAQVAAEGVSAPPAVVPELLQVVNEARDDGINLKIVVIDHNPPIDTPLRDIATVVGADYKDATVLVLSPSYVGTYSTQFPRVTLEAGEDISKTGNPVLSAHNFLNELNAPEFPWSALTIVLLVVVLAAAVGTRIMQVRSARSPLAADGSVPGADDPARTG; translated from the coding sequence ATGACCGAGCATGCTTCGTTTGTCCCGGTACCGGGACCACAGACCATCCCGTTTCTGCCGGCCTATATCCCGCAAGACATCGACATGACGGCGATCAAGGCCCAAGTGGCCGCGGAGGGTGTGAGTGCACCACCGGCCGTCGTGCCTGAGTTGCTTCAGGTGGTCAACGAAGCCCGCGACGATGGCATCAACCTCAAAATCGTGGTCATCGACCACAACCCGCCAATTGATACGCCACTGCGCGATATCGCCACCGTGGTGGGCGCCGACTACAAAGACGCGACCGTTTTGGTGCTCAGTCCGTCCTACGTCGGCACCTACAGCACGCAGTTTCCCAGGGTGACGCTGGAAGCCGGCGAAGATATTTCCAAGACCGGCAACCCGGTGCTCTCGGCGCACAACTTTCTGAACGAGCTGAACGCTCCGGAGTTTCCCTGGAGCGCATTGACCATCGTGTTGCTGGTCGTGGTGCTCGCGGCCGCGGTAGGCACCCGGATCATGCAGGTGCGAAGCGCACGCTCGCCCCTGGCCGCCGACGGCAGTGTGCCGGGAGCCGACGACCCCGCGCGCACCGGGTAA